In Penaeus monodon isolate SGIC_2016 chromosome 43, NSTDA_Pmon_1, whole genome shotgun sequence, one DNA window encodes the following:
- the LOC119568169 gene encoding basic proline-rich protein-like (The sequence of the model RefSeq protein was modified relative to this genomic sequence to represent the inferred CDS: added 24 bases not found in genome assembly), with translation MMHGRPAPGMMGPHGRGHGSPPPHHLRPVSPQSHLGRPPHIPDHHGRFGHDLPPMDLNERRRQMSPGRQGHRPRSRSKSPYSGRPYPYPPGERSGPLSPRGRVPPMAQNRRGPRTPPLPSSRKMSPRPGPREAVKSPRGAQTGWSQDNKGPVQGRRPSPSQSYPHERGPYHRGGTGQSSVRRNATGNSPPPGARDQPRGQDDEHKPQYHGRNHSPTYQNDKQSENVRERIGAESDDKKRRLDSPRRSENRQKSPYRNRSPGRSHPLRGSSQSGRGKGRGTKGGRHASPVSDRNRRQVGRKRDNLPR, from the coding sequence GGAATGATGGGGCCACATGGGCGAGGGCATGGATCACCTCCACCACACCACTTAAGACCAGTCTCCCCTCAGTCTCATCTTGGCCGACCACCACATATACCTGATCATCATGGAAGATTTGGCCATGACTTACCCCCAATGGATCTCAATGAACGCAGGAGGCAAATGTCACCAGGTCGACAAGGTCACAGGCCAAGGTCACGTTCCAAATCTCCTTACTCAGGCAGGCCTTATCCTTATCCCCCAGGTGAGAGAAGCGGGCCTTTGTCACCAAGAGGACGAGTGCCTCCCATGGCACAGAACAGGCGGGGCCCAAGAACTCCACCATTGCCTTCTTCCAGGAAAATGTCTCCAAGGCCAGGGCCTCGAGAGGCAGTGAAATCTCCCAGAGGTGCACAAACTGGTTGGTCACAGGACAATAAAGGGCCGGTTCAGGGTAGAAGACCCAGTCCATCTCAGTCCTATCCACATGAACGGGGCCCTTATCACCGTGGGGGCACAgggcagtcatctgtgagaagaAACGCTACAGGAAACAGTCCTCCACCAGGTGCCAGAGATCAACCTAGGGGTCAGGATGATGAACACAAACCACAGTATCATGGAAGAAATCATTCACCAACTTATCAGAATGACAAGCAATCTGAAAATGTTAGGGAAAGGATTGGTGCAGAGTCAGATGACAAAAAGCGTAGATTAGATTCTCCAAGAAGATCAGAGAACAGGCAGAAATCCCCTTACAGAAACCGATCTCCTGGGCGATCACACCCGTTAAGGGGTAGCAGTCAGTCTGGGCGTGGGAAAGGACGTGGTACCAAAGGAGGTAGACATGCCAGTCCAGTTTCAGACCGCAACCGCAGACAAGTTGGACGCAAGCGTGATAATCTACCAAGGTAA